One Setaria viridis chromosome 7, Setaria_viridis_v4.0, whole genome shotgun sequence genomic region harbors:
- the LOC117862394 gene encoding AT-hook motif nuclear-localized protein 1 — MEGREGVAVAGGHESGHGLFRADITMTEAQEAAKGYRSSPSPSTSPTPSPPPAEAGHGGDATATPLAWSLGGDKPSEAAGDNGMQTAGQSEQSNLSSGRRRGRPRGSGRRQILATLGEWYALSAGGSFTPHVIIVGTGEDVAARIMSFSQKGPRSICILSANGTISNVTLRQPDSSGSTFTYEGRFEILQLMGSFTMAEEGRRRTGGLSVSLAGPDGRVVGGVVAGMLRAASPIQVIVGSFLPNSLKQHQRRMNLQQQAPPAPALPAPVAPPPLLTAAMPISQAAPGNGYHGPPASAASPQPHATVEHGAMNLNTTGFTMVGWPASSPPMAHRASPDINISLTPQE; from the exons ATGGAGGGAAGGGAGGGCGTTGCAGTGGCAGGAGGCCATGAATCCGGTCATGGTCTCTTCAGAGCAGACATAACCATGACAGAGGCGCAAGAAGCAGCAAAGGGGTACCGGTCCTCTccctcgccgtcgacgtcccccacGCCGTCCCCGCCACCGGCCGAAGCTGGCCACGGAGGGGATGCCACTGCAACTCCACTTGCGTGGAGTCTGGGCGGGGACAAGCCAAGCGAGGCCGCAGGGGACAACGGCATGCAGACGGCTGGGCAGAGTGAGCAATCCAACTTGAGCTCCGGACGGCGCAGGGGCCGCCCGCGCGGCTCCGGCAGGCGCCAGATCCTAGCCACTCTAG GTGAATGGTATGCGCTGTCAGCCGGAGGGAGTTTCACACCTCATGTTATCATCGTGGGTACTGGGGAG GATGTCGCGGCGCGCATAATGTCGTTTTCTCAGAAGGGTCCACGCTCGATTTGCATCCTCTCTGCCAATGGGACAATCTCTAATGTAACATTGAGGCAGCCGGATTCATCTGGTAGCACCTTCACCTATGAG GGCCGTTTTGAGATTCTGCAATTGATGGGCTCTTTTACAATGGCTGAGGAAGGTAGGAGGAGAACCGGTGGGCTGAGTGTCTCTCTTGCTGGCCCTGATGGCCGTGTGGTTGGCGGTGTCGTGGCTGGGATGCTGCGTGCTGCCAGTCCTATACAG GTGATTGTGGGGAGCTTCCTGCCCAACAGTCTGAAGCAGCATCAGAGGAGGATGAACTTGCAGCAACAAGCACCACCTGCTCCGGCACTCCCTGCACCTGTGgctccccctcctcttctcaCAGCGGCAATGCCGATCTCTCAGGCTGCTCCAGGTAACGGCTACCATGGGCCACCAGCGTCCGCAGCATCTCCACAACCCCATGCCACCGTGGAACACGGCGCGATGAACCTGAACACGACGGGCTTCACCATGGTTGGCTGGCCTGCAAGCTCACCGCCCATGGCGCACAGGGCTTCACCTGACATCAACATCAGCTTGACTCCCCAGGAGTAG